A window of Pedococcus aerophilus contains these coding sequences:
- a CDS encoding alpha-ketoacid dehydrogenase subunit beta, whose amino-acid sequence MGTMTIAKGINNGLRAAMERDPKVVLMGEDIGKLGGVFRVTDGLQKDFGEDRVIDTPLAEAGIVGTAIGMALRGYRPVVEIQFDGFIYPAFDHIVSQVAKMRARSLGKIKLPMVIRIPVGGGIGAVEHHSESNEAYFAHTAGLKVVCCSNAEDAYWMIQQAIESDDPVLFYEPKRRYWDKGEVDETAASRPLLEAQVVREGTDATLVAYGPMVKTCLQAAEAAAAEGKNLEVIDLRTLSPLDLDTVAASVEKTGRTVVVHEASTFLGMGAEIAAALQQRCFYHLEAPVLRVGGYNLPYPPSKLEEEFLPDLDRVLDAVDRSLAF is encoded by the coding sequence GACATCGGCAAGCTCGGTGGCGTCTTCCGCGTCACCGACGGCCTCCAGAAGGACTTCGGCGAGGACCGCGTCATCGACACCCCGCTCGCCGAGGCCGGCATCGTCGGCACCGCGATCGGTATGGCGCTGCGCGGCTACCGCCCGGTCGTCGAGATCCAGTTCGACGGCTTCATCTACCCGGCGTTCGACCACATCGTCAGCCAGGTCGCCAAGATGCGGGCCCGCTCGCTGGGCAAGATCAAGCTGCCCATGGTCATCCGCATCCCCGTCGGCGGTGGTATCGGCGCGGTCGAGCACCACTCGGAGTCCAACGAGGCCTACTTCGCGCACACCGCGGGGCTCAAGGTCGTCTGCTGCTCCAACGCCGAGGACGCCTACTGGATGATCCAGCAGGCCATCGAGTCCGACGACCCGGTGCTGTTCTACGAACCCAAGCGCCGCTACTGGGACAAGGGCGAGGTGGACGAGACCGCTGCGTCCCGCCCGCTGCTCGAGGCCCAGGTTGTCCGCGAGGGCACCGACGCGACGCTGGTCGCTTACGGCCCCATGGTCAAGACCTGCCTGCAGGCCGCCGAGGCTGCAGCAGCCGAGGGCAAGAACCTCGAGGTCATCGACCTGCGCACGCTGAGCCCGCTCGACCTCGACACCGTCGCGGCGTCGGTCGAGAAGACCGGCCGCACCGTCGTGGTCCACGAGGCGTCGACGTTCCTCGGCATGGGTGCCGAGATCGCCGCCGCCCTGCAGCAGCGGTGCTTCTACCACCTCGAGGCCCCCGTGCTCCGGGTCGGTGGCTACAACCTGCCCTACCCGCCGAGCAAGCTCGAGGAAGAGTTCCTTCCCGACCTGGACCGCGTCCTCGACGCCGTCGACCGCTCGCTGGCCTTCTGA
- a CDS encoding ABC transporter permease subunit encodes MNPTIARLSSQALLGRRRGVVLVLIPAVLLLLAVIVGLLTDDVAVGYDAVTSLGFTLALPLVALLAATAVLGPEVDDGSIVYLLSKPVSRHVVAVSKFVIAWAATMVLGALPVLVAGLVLDVGDLRQALAWGVGAAVAGTAYTALFLALAAFTRHAVVVGLLFALLWEGVLGNLLDGIRWLAIGPWGREVAAAVSDRVPSPEVGLTYAVVAAVLVTAGSVWFTGDRLRSFTLRGDE; translated from the coding sequence ATGAACCCCACGATCGCCCGCCTCTCCTCCCAGGCCCTGCTCGGCCGCCGACGCGGTGTCGTCCTGGTCCTGATCCCGGCCGTGCTCCTCCTGCTGGCCGTCATCGTGGGGCTGCTCACCGACGACGTCGCCGTGGGGTACGACGCGGTGACCAGCCTCGGCTTCACCCTGGCCCTGCCGCTCGTGGCGCTGCTCGCCGCGACCGCGGTCCTCGGCCCCGAGGTCGACGACGGGTCGATCGTCTACCTGTTGTCCAAGCCGGTGAGCCGCCACGTCGTCGCCGTGAGCAAGTTCGTCATCGCCTGGGCCGCGACGATGGTGCTCGGGGCGCTGCCCGTCCTGGTGGCGGGGCTGGTCCTCGACGTGGGCGACCTGCGCCAGGCGCTCGCCTGGGGCGTCGGGGCAGCGGTGGCCGGCACGGCATACACCGCCTTGTTCCTCGCCCTCGCGGCGTTCACCCGGCACGCGGTCGTGGTCGGGCTGCTCTTCGCGCTGCTCTGGGAGGGGGTGCTAGGCAACCTCCTCGACGGCATCCGCTGGCTCGCGATCGGCCCGTGGGGCAGGGAGGTCGCCGCCGCGGTCAGCGACCGGGTGCCCTCACCAGAGGTCGGTCTCACGTATGCCGTGGTGGCCGCCGTGCTCGTCACCGCGGGATCGGTGTGGTTCACCGGGGACCGGCTGCGGTCGTTCACGCTCCGCGGCGACGAGTAG
- a CDS encoding dihydrolipoamide acetyltransferase family protein gives MAVKEFKLPDPGEGLTEADIVTWNVKVGDTVKVNDIVVEIETAKSLVELPVPFAGTVTALHVAEGDTVEVGTPIISVDTVGGAAPVQDAPTAGAVEPGIEGSPAPKMAAAAAAAEADEEVIEEGKIGGTTSTGRTAVLVGYGVKQTEAVRRPRKGGATAVAPAVQAKFTPAAQESRVAPAAPSCAPAPAAPVREGGARALAKPPVRKYAKDLGVDLNAVSGSGEGGIISRADVDAHAANGSAPTEAAAPATAQPSAAMGAPAAYQAPVFTRGERETRVPIKGVRKMTAQAMVGSAFTAPHVTEWVTIDATATMELVDRLKKDREFKDVKVTPLLVLAKAMAVAIRRHPEINATWDEAAQEIVVKHYVNLGIAAATPRGLIVPNIKDADQMSMLQLAEAIGALTATAREGRTQPADMSGGTITITNVGVFGVDTGTPIINPGESAIMAFGAIRRQPWVVTAADGTETIEPRWVTQLALSFDHRLVDGELGSKFIADVGAILADPARGLVWG, from the coding sequence ATGGCAGTCAAGGAGTTCAAGCTTCCCGACCCCGGTGAGGGTCTGACCGAGGCCGACATCGTCACCTGGAACGTCAAGGTCGGCGACACGGTCAAGGTCAACGACATCGTCGTCGAGATCGAGACGGCGAAGTCGCTCGTCGAGCTGCCCGTGCCGTTCGCCGGCACGGTCACCGCGCTGCACGTCGCCGAGGGTGACACGGTCGAGGTCGGCACGCCGATCATCTCCGTCGACACCGTCGGCGGGGCCGCGCCCGTGCAGGACGCCCCGACGGCGGGTGCCGTCGAGCCCGGCATCGAGGGGTCACCGGCACCGAAGATGGCCGCCGCGGCGGCTGCCGCCGAGGCGGACGAGGAGGTCATCGAGGAGGGCAAGATCGGTGGCACCACGTCCACCGGTCGCACCGCCGTCCTCGTCGGCTACGGCGTCAAGCAGACCGAGGCGGTCCGTCGCCCCCGCAAGGGCGGTGCGACTGCGGTCGCCCCGGCCGTGCAGGCCAAGTTCACCCCGGCCGCCCAGGAGTCACGGGTGGCCCCGGCCGCACCGTCCTGCGCCCCGGCCCCCGCTGCACCGGTCCGTGAGGGTGGCGCCCGGGCGCTGGCCAAGCCGCCGGTGCGCAAGTACGCCAAGGACCTCGGGGTCGACCTCAACGCCGTCTCGGGCTCGGGCGAGGGCGGCATCATCAGCCGCGCCGATGTCGACGCCCACGCCGCGAACGGGTCGGCGCCCACCGAGGCAGCCGCCCCGGCGACGGCCCAGCCGTCCGCCGCCATGGGTGCCCCCGCGGCATACCAGGCACCCGTCTTCACGCGCGGCGAGCGCGAGACGCGCGTCCCCATCAAGGGCGTCCGCAAGATGACGGCCCAGGCGATGGTCGGCAGTGCGTTCACCGCGCCGCACGTCACCGAGTGGGTCACCATCGACGCGACCGCCACCATGGAGCTCGTCGACCGGCTGAAGAAGGACCGTGAGTTCAAGGACGTCAAGGTCACGCCGCTGCTCGTGCTGGCCAAGGCGATGGCGGTCGCGATCCGGCGCCACCCCGAGATCAACGCGACGTGGGACGAGGCCGCCCAGGAGATCGTGGTCAAGCACTACGTCAACCTCGGCATCGCCGCCGCCACCCCGCGTGGCCTGATCGTCCCGAACATCAAGGACGCCGACCAGATGTCGATGCTCCAGCTCGCCGAGGCCATCGGCGCGCTGACGGCCACGGCCCGCGAGGGTCGCACGCAGCCGGCCGACATGTCCGGCGGCACGATCACCATCACCAACGTCGGCGTCTTCGGCGTCGACACCGGCACCCCGATCATCAACCCCGGCGAGTCGGCGATCATGGCGTTCGGTGCGATCCGCCGCCAACCGTGGGTGGTCACCGCCGCCGACGGCACCGAGACGATCGAGCCGCGCTGGGTCACCCAGCTCGCGTTGTCGTTCGACCACCGCCTGGTCGACGGCGAGCTCGGTAGCAAGTTCATCGCCGACGTCGGTGCGATCCTCGCCGACCCGGCGCGCGGCCTCGTCTGGGGCTGA